The following proteins come from a genomic window of Flavobacterium eburneipallidum:
- a CDS encoding glycosyl hydrolase 115 family protein yields the protein MDLQSKIKFYSLSLLLFLVASAFGQSIKKSDQRTPTNYVLHHMESNAFTIVANGKSASIYVDPNDWKGVIRAAKDLGDDARKVTGIASPVVESTKPEKSSIIVGTIGKSRIIDELIATKKIDVSSIKGKWESFLIQTVDGQLVVAGSDKRGTIYGIYDICEKIGVSPWYFWADVPATKSNQLYVKAGRYVQESPKVKYRGIFINDESPSFTGWANAKFGGVNSKMYVNMFELLLRLKANYLWPAMWGNAFNEDDPMSPVLADEYGIVMGTSHHEPMMRSQKEYTKRKQEIGAWDFVTNSANLEKFWFEGLNRNKNYDNLITMSMRGDGDVAMGKGNDLDNIKTLENVIKSQREIIQKVYNDDPANHPQLWAIFTEVQRYYDAGFNVPDDITLLFCDNNWGYTRRIAPPKEKNRKGGSGLYYHIDMNGGPNNDRWVNTTTIPKLQEQFNLAYQSGLDRIWIVNVGDLKPKELPIDFIMHFAWNPDAYPASKTMEYTINWAKGIFGKEQAEEIADIVSKYSKYNLLRKAEVQTPQIFSYVNHNEADRMLQLWRDVAEKAEVLEAKIAPELKDTYYQLVLYPTKASAGVAEMYLSVGKNQLYAKQGRVSANDYAQRARDLFALDKKLSDYYNGPMSNGKWKNMMSDIHIGYTSWQMPRENKLPELKEVTPLAEPTMGIAVEGSEAAWPGSQEKPQLPVFDILKKQSYYIDVFNRGTGSFEFEAKGNQPWIKLSINKGKVEKDARIMVDVDWEKLSEGTSTGIVEIKKDNEIIAVSVNAVKAAIPKVKEPFFGNFTGEFTIPAYQFNANKPSKNAKWIVLPDLGKGKANMGISPVTAPSSAATDGATLEYKLLLPKTGKTTVCLGILPTQDVFPQRGLRIAVALDNQTPQVLDARKGFYDEFKEYTPEILARSSALKPYPLLNKNIALIGAGQFRRNEIFDNMRWLDFELDVKEAGIHTLKVIMIDPEIVVEKIVVNPDNNYPSYFGPIPNQHNAK from the coding sequence ATGGATCTTCAATCCAAAATAAAATTTTATTCGCTGTCACTATTATTGTTTTTAGTGGCAAGTGCATTTGGTCAATCCATTAAAAAAAGCGACCAGAGAACTCCGACTAATTATGTTTTACATCATATGGAGTCGAATGCTTTTACAATTGTTGCGAATGGTAAATCGGCTTCAATTTATGTTGATCCAAATGATTGGAAAGGTGTGATTCGTGCTGCAAAAGATCTTGGTGATGATGCTCGAAAAGTAACCGGAATTGCCTCTCCAGTCGTTGAAAGCACAAAACCTGAAAAAAGCTCAATTATTGTAGGAACCATTGGTAAAAGCAGGATTATTGATGAATTAATTGCTACTAAAAAAATTGATGTTTCAAGCATAAAAGGAAAATGGGAATCTTTTTTAATTCAAACAGTAGATGGACAGTTAGTAGTTGCCGGAAGCGACAAACGCGGAACGATTTATGGAATCTATGACATTTGTGAAAAAATAGGCGTTTCTCCCTGGTATTTTTGGGCTGACGTTCCCGCTACAAAAAGCAATCAATTATATGTAAAAGCAGGTCGATATGTTCAGGAATCTCCTAAAGTAAAATACCGTGGTATTTTTATCAACGATGAATCGCCTTCTTTTACGGGTTGGGCTAATGCTAAATTTGGAGGTGTTAATTCCAAAATGTATGTAAATATGTTTGAATTGCTTTTGCGTTTGAAAGCCAATTACCTGTGGCCAGCTATGTGGGGTAACGCGTTTAACGAAGATGATCCAATGAGCCCGGTTTTGGCTGACGAATACGGAATTGTAATGGGAACCTCCCATCACGAACCAATGATGCGTTCGCAAAAAGAATATACGAAACGCAAGCAGGAAATAGGTGCTTGGGACTTTGTTACCAATAGTGCCAACCTTGAGAAATTCTGGTTTGAAGGACTTAATCGTAATAAGAATTATGACAACCTGATTACTATGAGTATGCGTGGTGATGGTGATGTAGCTATGGGAAAAGGAAATGATCTTGACAATATTAAAACTCTAGAGAATGTAATAAAAAGTCAACGTGAAATCATTCAAAAAGTGTACAATGACGATCCTGCCAATCATCCGCAATTATGGGCAATTTTTACGGAAGTGCAGAGATACTATGATGCAGGTTTCAATGTTCCCGATGACATTACGTTATTGTTTTGTGATAATAATTGGGGCTACACCCGACGCATTGCGCCTCCAAAAGAAAAAAACAGAAAAGGCGGAAGTGGATTGTATTATCATATCGATATGAATGGAGGTCCCAATAACGATCGATGGGTAAATACGACTACTATTCCTAAACTTCAAGAGCAATTCAATTTGGCATACCAAAGTGGACTTGACCGTATTTGGATCGTTAATGTGGGAGATTTGAAACCGAAAGAACTTCCTATTGACTTCATTATGCACTTTGCCTGGAATCCGGATGCTTATCCTGCAAGCAAAACAATGGAATATACGATTAACTGGGCTAAAGGTATTTTTGGCAAAGAACAGGCCGAAGAAATCGCCGATATTGTTTCTAAATATTCTAAATACAATCTTTTGAGAAAGGCGGAAGTCCAAACACCTCAAATTTTTAGTTATGTAAATCATAATGAAGCGGATCGAATGCTCCAACTTTGGCGAGACGTTGCAGAAAAAGCCGAAGTATTAGAAGCAAAAATTGCACCCGAATTAAAAGACACTTATTATCAATTAGTACTATATCCAACAAAGGCTTCTGCTGGAGTTGCTGAAATGTATCTTTCTGTGGGTAAAAATCAACTTTACGCCAAACAAGGTAGGGTAAGTGCCAACGATTATGCCCAGCGAGCAAGAGATCTTTTCGCTCTTGATAAAAAATTGAGTGATTATTACAATGGTCCGATGTCTAATGGGAAATGGAAAAATATGATGTCAGATATTCATATCGGTTATACCAGTTGGCAAATGCCAAGAGAAAATAAATTACCCGAATTAAAAGAAGTGACTCCACTTGCCGAACCTACAATGGGAATTGCTGTTGAAGGTTCTGAAGCAGCCTGGCCGGGAAGTCAAGAAAAGCCTCAACTTCCTGTTTTTGATATACTCAAAAAGCAATCGTATTACATAGATGTGTTCAATCGTGGGACAGGTTCTTTTGAGTTTGAAGCAAAAGGAAATCAGCCTTGGATTAAATTAAGTATCAACAAAGGAAAAGTAGAGAAAGATGCTCGAATTATGGTAGATGTTGATTGGGAAAAATTGTCCGAAGGAACATCAACTGGCATTGTCGAAATCAAAAAAGACAATGAAATTATAGCAGTATCTGTGAATGCTGTAAAAGCAGCTATACCAAAAGTGAAAGAACCATTTTTTGGTAATTTTACAGGGGAATTCACCATTCCAGCCTATCAATTCAACGCCAATAAACCCAGTAAAAATGCAAAATGGATTGTCCTTCCTGATTTAGGAAAAGGCAAAGCCAATATGGGAATATCCCCTGTAACAGCCCCGAGTTCTGCAGCAACCGATGGAGCCACACTGGAGTACAAACTATTACTGCCAAAAACTGGAAAAACTACGGTTTGTTTGGGTATCCTTCCTACACAGGATGTGTTTCCACAACGCGGGTTAAGAATTGCTGTGGCTTTGGATAATCAAACGCCTCAAGTATTGGATGCGAGAAAAGGATTTTACGATGAATTTAAAGAATACACACCTGAAATTTTAGCCAGATCATCTGCTCTGAAACCCTATCCACTACTCAATAAAAATATTGCGCTGATTGGTGCAGGACAATTCCGCAGAAATGAGATTTTTGATAATATGCGTTGGCTTGACTTTGAATTGGATGTCAAAGAAGCCGGAATTCATACCCTGAAAGTAATTATGATCGATCCTGAAATAGTGGTTGAAAAAATAGTGGTAAATCCTGACAACAATTATCCGAGCTATTTTGGACCAATACCCAACCAGCATAATGCAAAATAA
- a CDS encoding endo-1,4-beta-xylanase, whose translation MKKKLSFLSVILIILVLAGCTTKTNESKNAMTLESAYKDAFLMGCAVNEEVSSGKDTVSQKIILEQFNTITPENVMKAEVINPEPGIYNFKPADDYVAFGQKNHLFTIGHTLVWHNQTPAWFFQDKNGNPNTPKAQIERLREYIKTVAGRYAGKVQAWDVVNEVIDNDGSYRSTTAWVKSVGSGDELVKNAFKFASEYAPNTELYYNDFNVWRPEKRDGIMRLVRMLQKEKIRIDGVGIQGHWGLNYPKTEYIEAAIDSFASLGVKVMITELDIDVLPLTKEGQIIGTGMLHPQFQLEEFKTFLDPYPKELPEAQQKALADRYAQLFEIFYKKRDKIDRVTVWGLHDGMSWKNDYPIDKRTNYPLLFDRNKKPKPAFEAVLNVPEK comes from the coding sequence ATGAAAAAAAAACTATCTTTTTTAAGTGTAATTCTAATTATTTTAGTTTTAGCAGGTTGTACTACAAAAACGAATGAAAGTAAAAACGCCATGACATTAGAAAGTGCTTATAAAGATGCTTTTTTAATGGGGTGTGCTGTTAATGAAGAAGTTTCTTCAGGGAAAGATACTGTTTCACAAAAAATTATTTTAGAGCAATTTAATACCATTACACCTGAAAATGTAATGAAAGCGGAGGTTATAAATCCTGAACCGGGAATTTATAATTTTAAACCAGCAGATGACTATGTTGCATTTGGTCAAAAAAATCATTTGTTTACGATAGGACATACTTTAGTTTGGCACAATCAAACTCCAGCTTGGTTTTTTCAAGATAAAAATGGAAATCCTAATACACCTAAAGCTCAAATCGAACGCTTGCGTGAGTATATCAAAACAGTTGCAGGAAGATATGCTGGGAAAGTACAAGCTTGGGATGTGGTGAATGAAGTAATTGATAATGACGGATCCTATAGAAGTACAACAGCTTGGGTAAAAAGTGTGGGTAGCGGAGATGAATTAGTCAAAAATGCTTTTAAGTTTGCTAGTGAATATGCACCTAACACCGAACTTTATTATAATGATTTTAATGTTTGGCGACCAGAAAAAAGAGATGGTATTATGCGTCTTGTAAGAATGCTTCAAAAAGAAAAAATAAGAATTGATGGTGTTGGTATTCAAGGACATTGGGGACTTAATTATCCTAAAACAGAGTATATTGAAGCTGCCATAGATTCTTTTGCTTCTCTTGGTGTAAAAGTAATGATTACAGAGTTAGATATAGATGTATTGCCTTTAACCAAAGAGGGACAAATTATTGGTACGGGAATGTTGCATCCGCAGTTTCAATTAGAGGAGTTCAAGACATTTTTAGATCCCTATCCAAAAGAATTGCCAGAAGCTCAACAAAAAGCATTGGCCGATAGATATGCTCAATTATTTGAGATTTTTTATAAAAAAAGAGATAAAATAGATCGTGTTACAGTATGGGGATTACACGACGGAATGTCTTGGAAAAATGATTACCCCATTGATAAAAGAACGAATTATCCGTTGTTATTTGATAGAAATAAAAAACCAAAACCTGCTTTTGAAGCCGTTTTGAATGTTCCTGAAAAGTAA
- a CDS encoding endo-1,4-beta-xylanase: MNKYKNKLQVFRFWDYKNSNAEENRQINQSINRLFFINLKNKIMIKNKWITSFILSGVLTASLFAQENSNSTPLKTLKQAFKGKFLIGCADDLRSNSEAYQASIRTQYDIVTPENCMKPQPIHPSEDIYNFVTTDAMVDWCQKNGLKVWGHTLGWHGQTPQWFFQDKSSATGEIVPPVAPAPPTTTPTTGTNNPRRNRGEITGPIASKEVVLERLKKHIMTVAGRYKGRVIGWDVFNESIADGGDGKTENLRTFSWYKYVGPEVLPLAFKWAHEVDPAAQLYYNDYNIEQGAVENKGKHASSMLLLKRLIAEGAPINGVGIQGHWHLDTNLADVEKAIENYASLGLRVSITELDVTATGDNSGAMGVNQGDKKIPAENYQKQAEVYKKLFEIFMRHSDVIDRVTFWGLSDTKSWRRGQDALLFDGELNPKQAYKSVIETSLNK, encoded by the coding sequence TTGAATAAATACAAAAACAAGCTTCAAGTATTTCGTTTTTGGGATTATAAAAATTCAAATGCGGAAGAAAACAGGCAAATCAACCAAAGTATAAACAGACTTTTTTTTATAAATTTAAAAAATAAAATTATGATTAAAAATAAATGGATTACAAGCTTTATCTTGAGTGGAGTGCTGACTGCCAGTCTTTTTGCTCAAGAAAATAGCAATTCGACGCCTCTAAAGACTTTGAAACAAGCATTTAAAGGAAAATTTTTGATAGGATGTGCCGATGATTTGAGATCGAATTCCGAGGCCTATCAGGCAAGTATTAGAACACAATACGACATTGTTACTCCAGAAAACTGTATGAAACCGCAGCCAATTCATCCTTCCGAGGATATATACAACTTCGTGACTACCGATGCAATGGTTGATTGGTGTCAGAAGAATGGTTTAAAGGTTTGGGGACATACATTAGGCTGGCATGGTCAGACACCGCAATGGTTCTTTCAGGATAAAAGTTCAGCTACTGGAGAAATAGTACCACCTGTTGCACCTGCCCCACCTACCACTACACCAACAACTGGTACTAATAATCCTCGCCGCAACAGGGGGGAGATTACAGGTCCGATCGCGAGTAAAGAAGTCGTTTTAGAACGTTTAAAAAAACATATCATGACTGTGGCTGGAAGATACAAAGGGCGTGTTATTGGCTGGGATGTGTTTAATGAATCGATTGCCGATGGTGGTGACGGTAAAACAGAAAATCTTCGTACTTTCAGTTGGTATAAATACGTTGGTCCCGAAGTGTTGCCTCTGGCTTTTAAGTGGGCACATGAAGTGGATCCTGCTGCTCAGTTATACTATAATGATTATAACATTGAGCAGGGCGCAGTTGAAAACAAAGGAAAACATGCAAGTTCTATGTTGCTACTCAAACGACTCATCGCAGAAGGTGCTCCAATCAATGGTGTCGGAATTCAGGGACATTGGCACTTGGACACTAACCTTGCTGACGTTGAAAAAGCTATAGAAAACTATGCGTCTTTGGGCTTGAGAGTTTCTATTACTGAACTTGATGTTACAGCAACAGGTGATAATAGTGGGGCTATGGGTGTAAATCAAGGGGATAAAAAAATCCCGGCTGAGAACTATCAAAAACAAGCTGAAGTATATAAAAAGTTGTTCGAAATTTTTATGCGACATTCAGATGTAATCGACCGTGTAACTTTCTGGGGACTGAGCGATACAAAGTCTTGGCGCAGGGGGCAAGATGCGCTTTTGTTTGATGGAGAGTTGAATCCTAAGCAAGCCTACAAATCTGTTATTGAGACAAGTCTCAATAAATAA